The Pelmatolapia mariae isolate MD_Pm_ZW linkage group LG10_11, Pm_UMD_F_2, whole genome shotgun sequence genome includes a region encoding these proteins:
- the LOC134635446 gene encoding myelin-associated glycoprotein-like, with translation MLEQYRRRTKLLGDISKSNCSLMIENLQQNDGGPFHFRIELGGYNSFSYLNKKVSISMIREPNAIDFSAHEDIKEGQPVSASCSVFHSCPTYPPAFHWSHSGEQHFQAQKLHDGQWKATSILMFRSNRTDHNKLLQCRVTYHGGKHQEASKTLKVKYAPVNVKVEYQSDVNEGETAHLKCSSDANPVSSYEWHSETGALLNKGQTYTMSNVSRHSEAVYCTAVNEEGRVKSSTVQLNVLYGPDIETYSKCSSYNGIVKCDCIVQSRPPSMVHFVLGDRVLQSTTVEKNGSVTTGTLQTDFGSFKFVHCLANNTLGNANLTLSLPVNDNMQYIFIASGTGVILLIILIATAVGVKKCTWRSGETPPSDLSTMKSERPVEIPHYAPARRKENYEDAHCNDIYTNYHVYGNVGTDLDESVYANV, from the exons ATGCTGGAGCAGTATAGGAGACGAACAAAACTTCTTGGAGACATCAGCAAGAGTAACTGTTCTCTGATGATTGAAAATCTTCAACAAAACGATGGAGGGCCTTTTCACTTCAGGATTGAACTTGGAGGCTATAACAGTTTTTCCTACTTAAATAAGAAAGTCTCCATTTCAATGATTC GTGAACCAAATGCCATTGATTTTTCTGCGCATGAGGACATAAAGGAGGGTCAACCTGTGTCTGCATCCTGCTCTGTGTTTCACTCCTGCCCCACATATCCACCAGCTTTTCACTGGAGTCACTCTGGAGAGCAGCATTTTCAAGCACAAAAGCTTCATGATGGCCAGTGGAAGGCAACATCAATTTTAATGTTTCGCTCAAACcgcactgatcacaacaaactGTTACAATGCAGGGTAACATACCACGGAGGAAAGCACCAAGAAGCATCCAAGACACTTAAAGTAAAAT ATGCTCCAGTGAATGTGAAGGTTGAGTACCAGTCAGATGTGAATGAGGGAGAGACTGCACACCTGAAGTGCTCCAGTGATGCTAACCCTGTCAGCAGCTATGAGTGGCACAGTGAAACTGGTGCTCTGCTGAATAAGGGACAAACCTACACAATGTCAAATGTCTCCAGACACTCAGAGGCCGTGTACTGCACTGCTGTCAATGAAGAAGGACGAGTCAAATCAAGCACCGTGCAGCTCAATGTGTTAT ATGGCCCTGACATTGAGACTTACTCTAAGTGCTCCTCATATAACGGCATAGTAAAGTGTGATTGCATTGTACAGTCCAGGCCCCCCAGCATGGTCCATTTTGTTCTTGGGGACAGAGTCCTGCAAAGCACCACAGTAGAGAAAAATGGCTCTGTTACTACTGGGACTCTGCAGACAGACTTTGGGTCCTTTAAGTTTGTTCATTGCCTGGCAAACAACACATTGGGAAATGCTAACCTCACACTCTCTTTACCTGTTAATG acAACATGCAATATATCTTTATTGCCTCTGGAACAGGTGTCATTTTGCTCATTATTTTGATAGCTACTGCTGTCGGAGTTAAAAAATG CACGTGGAGATCAGGAGAGACACCACCATCTGacctgagcacaatgaagtcaGAGAGACCTGTAGAGATCCCTCATTATGCCCCAGCAAGGAG GAAAGAGAACTATGAGGATGCCCACTGCAATGACATTTACACCAATTATCATGTATATGGCAACGTAGGG ACTGACTTGGATGAATCAGTATACGCCAATGTGTAA
- the LOC134636939 gene encoding myelin-associated glycoprotein-like, producing the protein MTTEGDRVIYHPTESKIVKQYQSRTKLLGDASKNCSLRIEKLQQDDRGPFYFRIEIEGYNRASYRNNKVSISVMGEPNPIDFSVQEEVKEGENVSASCSVSHSCPTYPPDFHWSHPGEQHFQAQKLQNGQWKATSTLTFHSNRTDHNKSLQCRVTYQGEKHQETSKTIQVKYAPVNVKVEYQSDVNEGETVHLKCSSDANPVSSYEWHSETDALLNKGQTYTMLNVSRHSVEAVYCTAVNEEGRVKSSTVKLNVLYAPDIKTSSKCFSERGIVMCECIVESRPPSVLHFVLGDRVVQNSKVQTVGSVTTGTLQTDFGSFKFVHCLANNTLGNANLMLSLPVYDYMQNIFLASGAGVILLIILIATGVGVVTKCRGQSGGTPTSDLCTMKTDRPVEVPHYTSTKRELKKNYEDVYGNDIFTSDHIYGNVETDCDETTYANV; encoded by the exons ATGACCACTGAGGGGGATCGAGTCATCTATCATCCAACTGAGTCGAAAATTGTCAAGCAGTATCAGAGTCGAACAAAACTTCTTGGAGACGCCAGCAAGAACTGCTCTCTGAGGATTGAAAAGCTTCAACAAGATGACAGAGGACCTTTTTATTTCAGGATTGAAATTGAAGGTTACAACAGAGCTTCTTACAGAAATAACAAAGTCTCCATTTCAGTGATGG GTGAACCAAATCCTATTGATTTCTCTGTGCAAGAGGAGGTAAAGGAGGGTGAAAATGTGTCTGCATCCTGCTCTGTGTCTCACTCCTGCCCCACATATCCACCTGATTTCCACTGGAGTCACCCTGGAGAGCAGCATTTTCAAGCACAGAAGCTCCAAAATGGCCAGTGGAAAGCAACATCTACTTTGACCTTTCACTCAAACCGCACTGATCACAATAAATCTTTACAATGCAGGGTAACATACCAGGGAGAAAAGCACCAAGAAACATCCAAGACCATTCAAGTAAAAT ATGCTCCAGTGAATGTGAAGGTGGAGTACCAGTCAGATGTGAATGAGGGAGAAACTGTTCACCTGAAGTGCTCCAGTGATGCTAATCCTGTCAGCAGCTACGAGTGGCACAGTGAAACTGATGCTCTGCTGAATAAGGGACAAACCTACACAATGTTAAATGTTTCCAGACACTCAGTAGAGGCCGTGTACTGCACTGCTGTCAATGAAGAAGGACGAGTCAAATCAAGCACCGTGAAGCTCAATGTGTTAT ATGCCCCTGACATTAAAACTTCCTCTAAGTGCTTCTCAGAGAGGGGCATAGTAATGTGTGAGTGCATTGTGGAGTCTAGGCCTCCCAGCGTGCTCCATTTTGTTCTTGGtgacagagttgtgcaaaacaGCAAAGTGCAGACAGTTGGCTCTGTTACTACTGGCACTCTGCAGACAGACTTTGGGTCCTTTAAGTTTGTTCACTGTCTGGCAAACAACACGCTGGGAAATGCAAACCTCATGCTTTCTTTACCTGTTTATG ACTACATGCAGAACATTTTTCTAGCCTCTGGAGCAGGTGTGATTTTGCTAATTATTTTGATAGCCACTGGAGTGGGAGTTGTTACAAAATG CAGGGGGCAGTCAGGAGGCACACCAACATCTGACTTGTGCACCATGAAAACAGACAGACCTGTGGAGGTTCCTCATTATACCTCAACAAAAAG AGAACTGAAAAAGAACTATGAGGATGTCTACGGCAATGACATTTTCACCAGTGATCATATATATGGCAACGTAGAG ACTGACTGCGACGAGACCACATATGCCAATGTCTAA